Proteins encoded together in one Amblyomma americanum isolate KBUSLIRL-KWMA chromosome 1, ASM5285725v1, whole genome shotgun sequence window:
- the LOC144098552 gene encoding uncharacterized protein LOC144098552, with amino-acid sequence MILAKELTAAVRARAAGTSQPMPRFHLGSHRTPSSQSASSPRGHAGPVPSEQPVPRFQLDRHQTPSSKSASLPRGHGAPVPSEQPVPHFHLGSHRTPSSPSASSPRGHAAPMEDKTLVTTTTTSVAKAKRYLSSEKRLRRNARSRSQPLAFPHYLQANDAALAPRLLRSKTLPSAPRIVT; translated from the exons ATGATCTTGGCCAAGGAACTGACCGCTGCTGTGAGAGCGAGAGCTGCCGGTACATCGCAACCTATGCCGCGCTTCCATCTGGGCAGCCATCGGACGCCGAGCTCgcaaagcgcttcgtcgcctcggggccacgcaggaccagtaccatcggagcaacctgtgCCGCGCTTCCAACTGGACAGACACCAGACGCCGAGCTCGAAAAGCGCTTCGttgcctcggggccacggagcaccagtaccatcggagcaacctgtgccgcacttccatctgggcagccaccggacgccgagctcgccaagcgcttcgtcgcctcgtgGCCATGCAGCACCAATGGAAGACAAGACGCTGGTGACTACCACGACCACCTCCGTGGCAAAGGCGAAGAGATACTTAAGCTCCGAGAAGCGCCTGCGCAGAAATGCACGCAGCCGGTCACAGCCGTTAGCCTTCCCCCACTACCTGCAGG CCAACGACGCAGCCCTCGCACCGCGTCTGCTGAGGAGCAAGACATTACCTTCTGCTCCACGTATCGTCACGTGA